The Lycium barbarum isolate Lr01 chromosome 12, ASM1917538v2, whole genome shotgun sequence genome includes a region encoding these proteins:
- the LOC132623992 gene encoding uncharacterized protein LOC132623992, with translation MIYSSSSSSYIFRETPLNSSAMVVTQEHEVPSGWPLGLENMNIRLRVSESSQVVTAAAGEAAYRLYVSSPSFSSFSSSNLDTESTMSFFQDQSVSLGRLIGIKTANRGKLEISNRVNCKKNENVSARRSKSEDYTGQEGENMSPKLCVPLLHNVLEKMSRSKSNSHSPKN, from the exons ATGatatattcatcatcatcttcttcatacATCTTTAGAGAAACCCCTCTTAATTCTTCAGCCATGGTTGTAACACAG GAGCATGAGGTACCTAGTGGATGGCCACTTGGGCTCGAAAACATGAACATAAGGCTAAGAGTGTCAGAGAGTTCTCAGGTTGTAACAGCTGCAGCAGGAGAAGCTGCATACCGTTTATATGTATCTTCGCCAAGTTTCTCATCTTTTTCATCCTCCAATCTTGACACTGAG TCTACAATGTCTTTCTTCCAAGATCAAAGTGTATCTCTAGGCCGACTTATCGGTATCAAAACAGCAAACAGAGGAAAATTGGAAATTTCAAACAGAGTTAATTGTAAGAAAAATGAGAATGTTTCTGCTAGAAGATCAAAGTCAGAGGATTACACGGGACAGGAAGGGGAAAATATGTCACCGAAACTTTGTGTTCCATTGCTACATAATGTGTTAGAGAAGATGAGTCGTAGTAAGAGTAACTCACACTCACCTAAAAATTGA